One stretch of Pseudanabaena sp. ABRG5-3 DNA includes these proteins:
- a CDS encoding ferredoxin family protein, with the protein MALTTQRVDVPVIVDESKCLEKCVACIEVCPLDVLAKNPETGKAYMKYDECWFCLPCEKECPTNAITVQIPFLLR; encoded by the coding sequence CGAGTTGACGTACCTGTAATCGTCGATGAGTCTAAATGCTTGGAAAAGTGTGTGGCTTGTATTGAAGTTTGCCCCCTTGATGTATTGGCAAAAAACCCTGAGACGGGTAAAGCCTACATGAAATACGATGAGTGCTGGTTTTGTCTTCCTTGCGAAAAGGAATGTCCAACCAATGCGATCACCGTCCAAATTCCATTCTTATTACGCTAA